The following proteins are co-located in the Paenibacillus sp. FSL H8-0079 genome:
- a CDS encoding 2-dehydropantoate 2-reductase N-terminal domain-containing protein yields the protein MKILVYGAGVLGSQLAQVLVRGGNDVTILARGKRAEELEKDGIVIRHVFQFKTTVDPVRVARTLEVDDQYDLIFVVMKYNDFPSVLPILAENQTSNIVIVGNNADARSMQTYLEEHSPMGKQVAFGFHVSGGRREKDRMLSIGGGSAQMVIGSLDGEIAFKPLLDQAFEHVKYKLNVLSDIDAWLKSHIIPILMLNAVSFNEQYELKKLDGNKRQLVHMIEAMDEGISVLEAMGISVIPEIQGRLIRKHKRVLYLLLKIYSFLPMHKLLAGAFGEIEALSDAFTDWKKTTGTPTPHWDVLKRDFTPLK from the coding sequence ATGAAGATATTAGTGTATGGTGCAGGTGTTTTGGGCAGTCAACTGGCGCAAGTTCTGGTGCGTGGTGGCAATGATGTCACTATTCTGGCTCGAGGGAAGCGGGCAGAGGAGCTGGAGAAGGATGGAATCGTTATCCGGCATGTTTTCCAATTCAAAACGACAGTTGATCCGGTTCGGGTAGCCAGAACGTTGGAGGTGGATGACCAATATGATCTGATTTTTGTTGTAATGAAATACAACGATTTTCCTTCCGTGTTACCTATTCTGGCAGAGAATCAGACTAGCAATATTGTGATCGTGGGAAACAACGCAGATGCACGAAGCATGCAGACCTATCTGGAAGAGCATAGTCCAATGGGAAAACAGGTCGCGTTCGGATTCCATGTGAGTGGAGGTAGGCGTGAAAAGGACCGCATGTTATCCATCGGTGGAGGGAGCGCACAAATGGTGATTGGCAGTCTGGATGGTGAGATAGCCTTTAAACCTTTGCTGGATCAAGCTTTCGAACATGTGAAATACAAGTTGAATGTTCTAAGCGATATTGATGCCTGGCTGAAAAGCCATATCATCCCCATACTAATGCTTAATGCAGTGAGTTTTAATGAGCAGTATGAGTTGAAAAAACTGGATGGCAACAAGCGGCAACTTGTGCATATGATTGAGGCGATGGATGAGGGTATCAGCGTACTGGAGGCTATGGGTATATCGGTTATACCCGAGATTCAGGGCAGATTGATTCGTAAACATAAACGCGTGTTGTATCTATTATTGAAAATCTATAGCTTTCTTCCGATGCATAAACTCTTAGCTGGTGCTTTTGGTGAGATCGAAGCGTTAAGTGACGCATTCACGGATTGGAAAAAGACAACAGGCACCCCGACTCCCCATTGGGATGTATTGAAAAGAGATTTTACTCCCCTTAAATGA
- a CDS encoding dipeptide ABC transporter ATP-binding protein: MNEPLLEVNNLKKYFPIKKGVFNRTVGQVKAVDGLKFTIFKGETLGLVGESGCGKSTTGRTLLQLLRPTEGEIIYEGRNMVGLPPEELRKMRKDMQMVFQDPYASLDPRMTVGELIAEPLDIHQAATGKERARRVDELLEIVGLSSRHADRYGHEFSGGQRQRIGIARALALNPKLIVADEPVSALDVSIQSQIINLLQDLQEQFKLTYLFIAHDLSVVKHISSRIGVMYLGGIVELADKKDLFEAPLHPYTQALLSAVPSPNPLIKKERIVLQGDVPSPANPPSGCSFHTRCHACMDVCRTDKPELQDVGGRYVACHLYAKA; the protein is encoded by the coding sequence ATGAATGAGCCGCTGCTTGAGGTGAACAATCTGAAGAAGTATTTTCCGATCAAGAAAGGCGTTTTTAATCGTACGGTGGGACAAGTGAAGGCCGTAGACGGTCTGAAGTTTACTATTTTTAAAGGGGAGACACTGGGGCTCGTTGGAGAGAGTGGATGCGGCAAATCAACAACAGGTCGGACATTACTACAGCTCCTTCGTCCAACAGAAGGTGAAATTATCTATGAGGGACGAAATATGGTTGGACTGCCGCCGGAAGAGCTGCGCAAGATGCGGAAAGATATGCAGATGGTATTCCAGGACCCGTACGCCTCCCTCGATCCCCGCATGACTGTAGGCGAACTCATCGCCGAGCCTCTTGATATCCATCAGGCAGCAACGGGCAAAGAACGAGCGAGGCGTGTGGATGAGTTGTTGGAAATCGTCGGTTTAAGCAGCCGTCATGCAGACCGCTATGGTCATGAGTTTAGTGGGGGACAGCGACAGCGGATTGGCATTGCCAGGGCACTTGCTTTGAATCCGAAGCTTATCGTTGCCGACGAACCTGTATCCGCGCTGGATGTATCCATTCAATCACAGATTATTAATCTGCTTCAGGACTTGCAGGAGCAGTTCAAGCTAACCTACTTGTTCATCGCCCATGATCTGAGCGTAGTCAAACATATTAGCAGCCGTATTGGTGTAATGTATCTGGGCGGCATCGTTGAGCTTGCGGATAAAAAAGACTTGTTCGAAGCACCGTTGCATCCCTATACACAGGCGTTATTGTCCGCGGTACCTAGTCCGAACCCGCTGATCAAGAAGGAGCGAATTGTGCTACAAGGGGATGTACCCAGTCCAGCCAATCCGCCTTCCGGATGCAGTTTTCATACGCGTTGTCACGCGTGCATGGATGTTTGCCGGACGGATAAGCCGGAGTTGCAGGATGTGGGAGGTCGCTACGTCGCCTGTCATCTGTATGCCAAAGCATAA
- a CDS encoding transposase, whose protein sequence is MISGLKTNRIFYPQGIRQSLKSFTSYISKSDTDLVTIGASAYRVYRYEGKLNLMENAVLLLCWKEGDGFDPKQMRAFLSTDVSLCNEEILRYYSKRWAIETHFRTAKVHLAMNRYQIRSTQAIDRYLTLLMFAVLCCSHDSHGNLIEGLHHYRLQKKCDLIEYIYN, encoded by the coding sequence GTGATTAGTGGTTTAAAAACCAACCGTATTTTCTATCCTCAAGGCATCCGGCAGTCGCTCAAAAGCTTCACTTCCTACATCTCGAAATCGGATACCGATCTAGTGACCATCGGCGCCTCCGCTTACCGGGTATATCGCTATGAAGGGAAGCTCAATCTCATGGAGAATGCTGTATTGCTCCTATGTTGGAAAGAAGGAGATGGCTTTGATCCCAAGCAAATGAGAGCTTTTCTGAGTACGGATGTTTCCCTGTGTAATGAAGAAATTCTGCGTTACTACAGTAAACGATGGGCGATAGAAACGCATTTTCGAACTGCGAAAGTCCATCTGGCCATGAATCGCTACCAGATTCGATCGACTCAAGCCATTGACCGTTACCTGACCCTGCTTATGTTTGCTGTACTATGTTGCAGCCATGATAGCCATGGAAACTTGATCGAGGGTTTACATCACTACCGCCTCCAGAAAAAGTGCGACTTAATTGAATATATTTACAACTAA
- the rlmD gene encoding 23S rRNA (uracil(1939)-C(5))-methyltransferase RlmD, translating into MSNTNRSGRGKNRRNSAASQGQGNASASRQPSQSSRPSTRQQGKEVRPQGASLSAVRPKGRARESAPIEGLPVSKNEETVIDIIGMNHDGEGVGRANGYTLFVQGALPGETVRVRVMKTKKQYGYAKLLEIVKASPDRVSAPCPIYDQCGGCQIQHMSYAGQLAWKRQLVVDNLQRIGKLNVMVEDAEDAEQGIRVLPTMGMDEPWRYRNKAQVPIGASEGGLVGGFYAKGSHRIIDMESCLIQHEHNDEVVAKVKEIGSHFGISAYNEETGRGLLRHVVVKKAFRTGEMMLVLVTNGRDIPYKDEWIGSIREAIPHVASICQNVNKKQTNVIFGDETRVLWGRDVIYDYIGDVQFAISARSFYQVNPVQTEVLYGKTVEYAGLSGKETVIDAYCGIGTISLFLAQHADQVYGVEIVPEAIEDARSNAMLNEMKNVKFEVGASEDVIPRWKEQGIEADVIVVDPPRKGCDPRLLETILEMKPERVVYVSCNPSTLARDLRVLEDGGYRTVEVTPVDMFPHTVHVESVAMLVRS; encoded by the coding sequence TTGTCTAATACGAACCGCAGCGGTCGTGGAAAAAACCGCCGGAATTCGGCTGCCTCTCAGGGGCAAGGGAACGCTTCAGCGTCCCGTCAGCCAAGTCAATCATCTCGTCCATCTACACGTCAGCAAGGGAAAGAGGTGCGGCCACAAGGCGCATCTCTTTCTGCCGTTCGTCCAAAGGGGAGAGCGCGTGAATCTGCACCAATTGAAGGACTGCCCGTTAGCAAAAATGAAGAGACCGTCATCGACATCATTGGCATGAACCATGACGGTGAGGGTGTAGGTCGTGCGAATGGATACACGCTCTTCGTGCAGGGGGCGCTTCCGGGCGAAACCGTGCGTGTGCGCGTAATGAAAACCAAAAAGCAGTATGGCTACGCCAAGTTACTGGAGATCGTGAAAGCAAGCCCGGATCGAGTGTCCGCGCCTTGCCCGATCTACGATCAATGCGGCGGCTGCCAGATCCAGCATATGAGCTATGCTGGACAGCTTGCGTGGAAACGCCAGTTGGTGGTCGATAATTTGCAACGGATTGGCAAGTTGAACGTGATGGTGGAGGATGCAGAAGATGCGGAGCAGGGCATTCGTGTCCTGCCTACGATGGGTATGGACGAGCCATGGCGCTATCGGAATAAGGCACAGGTACCAATTGGAGCATCCGAGGGTGGTCTGGTAGGTGGATTTTACGCTAAAGGAAGCCATCGGATCATCGATATGGAGAGCTGCCTCATTCAGCATGAGCACAATGACGAAGTGGTTGCGAAGGTTAAGGAGATCGGCAGTCATTTTGGAATTAGCGCCTACAACGAAGAGACAGGTCGCGGCTTATTGCGCCATGTGGTTGTGAAGAAGGCATTCCGTACTGGCGAGATGATGCTTGTTCTGGTTACGAATGGTCGAGACATTCCGTACAAAGACGAATGGATTGGCAGTATCCGTGAAGCGATTCCGCATGTAGCGAGTATCTGCCAGAACGTGAACAAGAAACAGACCAACGTCATCTTTGGCGATGAGACGCGCGTCCTCTGGGGCCGTGATGTAATCTATGATTATATCGGTGATGTACAGTTTGCGATCTCGGCCCGTTCATTCTATCAGGTGAATCCGGTGCAGACGGAAGTGCTGTATGGCAAAACGGTAGAGTACGCAGGGCTGAGCGGCAAAGAGACGGTGATTGATGCCTATTGCGGCATCGGTACGATCTCTCTTTTCCTAGCGCAACATGCGGATCAGGTGTATGGGGTAGAAATCGTGCCTGAAGCGATTGAAGATGCTCGCAGTAATGCGATGTTGAATGAGATGAAGAACGTCAAGTTTGAAGTCGGCGCTTCCGAGGACGTGATCCCACGTTGGAAAGAACAAGGCATCGAAGCCGATGTGATCGTTGTCGATCCACCGCGCAAGGGCTGTGATCCACGTTTGCTGGAAACGATTCTGGAGATGAAGCCGGAGCGCGTGGTGTACGTGAGTTGTAATCCGAGCACGTTGGCACGTGATCTTCGTGTTCTGGAGGATGGCGGTTATCGCACGGTTGAGGTCACGCCGGTGGACATGTTCCCGCATACGGTGCATGTGGAGTCGGTGGCGATGTTGGTAAGAAGCTAA
- a CDS encoding TetR/AcrR family transcriptional regulator C-terminal domain-containing protein codes for MDRRVLKTRKAIMEAFVGLLAERDFEQMTINDIADRANVNRGTIYLHYTDKFDLLDRCIETYLQQLVEACMNDHFQTPLTAKDALLRTFRHLEEHASTYTTLLTKEGIPAFRAKLMMLMIQGVEEQMNACGVQGGMNKEITTQFLASAAVGLMEWWIMNAMPYSAEEMVDQLIALLELHLSLPALAVK; via the coding sequence ATGGACAGACGTGTGCTAAAAACAAGAAAGGCCATTATGGAGGCTTTTGTGGGATTGCTGGCAGAAAGGGATTTCGAGCAAATGACCATCAATGACATTGCCGATCGAGCGAATGTTAACCGGGGAACGATCTATTTGCATTATACAGACAAGTTTGATCTGCTGGACCGCTGCATTGAAACCTATCTGCAACAATTAGTAGAAGCCTGCATGAATGATCATTTTCAGACTCCACTAACTGCAAAGGACGCCCTGCTCCGCACCTTCCGCCATCTCGAAGAACATGCATCCACTTATACCACGCTTCTAACCAAAGAAGGGATTCCTGCATTCCGAGCAAAGCTGATGATGCTTATGATTCAGGGCGTTGAGGAACAAATGAATGCATGCGGCGTCCAAGGAGGCATGAATAAAGAGATAACGACACAGTTTCTTGCTTCTGCTGCCGTTGGCCTGATGGAATGGTGGATTATGAATGCCATGCCTTATTCTGCGGAAGAGATGGTTGACCAGTTAATCGCGTTGCTGGAACTCCATCTGAGCCTGCCTGCCTTAGCGGTAAAATGA
- a CDS encoding NPP1 family protein produces the protein MKKIVLMLMISLMACIPWVTIVEAAEINHDQVVGFQEVTPVTVTQQAAKRFQPFLKVYHGCVPFPAVDQQGNTSAGLNTSGSSNGNCSSSTGQIYSRSAWHNGVWAIMYSWYFPKDSPSTGLGHRHDWEGIVVWVDNPAAANSKILSIAYSGHGQFTKVTPSNSNTQGNHPLISYNSTWPLNHELGVTSAVGGTQPLIGWDDLTSAARNALNTTDFGSANVPFNDNNFTNNLNKAWFR, from the coding sequence ATGAAAAAAATCGTGTTAATGCTCATGATTTCGCTTATGGCCTGTATTCCCTGGGTCACCATTGTTGAAGCGGCAGAAATTAATCATGATCAGGTTGTCGGATTCCAGGAGGTCACACCAGTCACTGTAACACAGCAAGCAGCCAAGCGTTTTCAGCCATTTCTGAAAGTCTATCATGGATGCGTACCTTTCCCCGCAGTGGATCAACAGGGCAATACCAGCGCTGGCTTGAATACCTCCGGGTCATCGAATGGAAACTGTAGCTCAAGTACAGGACAGATCTATTCCCGTTCCGCCTGGCACAATGGGGTATGGGCCATCATGTATTCGTGGTATTTTCCCAAAGACTCACCCTCCACTGGACTCGGTCATCGTCATGATTGGGAAGGAATCGTCGTGTGGGTAGACAATCCGGCAGCTGCCAATTCCAAAATCCTCTCTATCGCATATTCCGGTCACGGCCAGTTTACAAAAGTCACACCGAGCAATTCCAATACACAAGGTAACCATCCGTTGATCTCCTATAATAGTACCTGGCCGCTGAACCATGAACTTGGCGTTACCAGCGCTGTTGGCGGAACTCAGCCTTTAATCGGATGGGATGATCTGACCTCTGCGGCACGAAATGCGCTCAACACCACGGACTTTGGCAGTGCCAACGTGCCTTTCAACGATAACAATTTCACCAATAATTTAAATAAAGCCTGGTTTAGATAA
- a CDS encoding dipeptidase encodes MHIIDLHCDSLFRIWLAKGQLSFHDAPELETSKQRLIEGGVKVQGFAVFVPPNLNDTEKFQSALDQIHYFYEEVLEKNQDIKHITRWSDIDQLQEHEIGAFLTLEGVDPIGNDLHKLSILYRLGVRSVGLTWNYANLAADGALEPRGAGLSAFGRNIVEFNNKHKILTDVSHLNERGFWDTLDIADYLIASHSNAKAVYDHPRSLSDEQAKALFAKDATVHVVYFPEFIKSVAEGNATIADLIKHIDHFCSLGGVSHIGLGSDFDGITSHVEQLEHAAQSQNLINELLKHYSEEQVRGFAYNNFLRRVKSL; translated from the coding sequence GTGCACATTATAGATCTGCATTGTGATTCGCTGTTTAGAATATGGCTTGCCAAGGGTCAACTCTCCTTCCATGACGCACCTGAGCTGGAGACCAGCAAACAACGCCTGATCGAAGGTGGGGTTAAGGTGCAGGGATTCGCAGTGTTCGTGCCTCCCAATCTGAATGATACGGAGAAGTTTCAATCTGCGCTGGATCAGATCCACTATTTTTATGAGGAAGTGTTGGAGAAAAATCAGGACATCAAACACATCACCCGCTGGAGTGATATTGATCAGTTGCAGGAGCATGAGATCGGTGCCTTTCTTACACTGGAAGGTGTTGATCCTATCGGGAATGACCTCCATAAGCTGAGCATTCTGTATCGCCTTGGAGTCCGCTCGGTCGGCTTGACCTGGAACTATGCTAATCTTGCTGCGGATGGGGCTTTGGAGCCTAGAGGGGCAGGGTTGTCCGCATTTGGACGTAATATCGTTGAGTTTAACAATAAGCATAAAATCCTGACGGATGTCAGTCATTTGAACGAACGCGGTTTCTGGGATACCCTCGACATTGCCGATTATCTGATCGCGAGTCACTCCAATGCAAAAGCGGTATATGATCACCCTCGGAGCCTTAGCGACGAACAGGCCAAGGCACTCTTTGCTAAAGATGCTACGGTACATGTGGTCTATTTCCCTGAGTTTATCAAATCTGTTGCAGAGGGTAACGCTACGATCGCTGATCTGATCAAGCATATCGATCATTTTTGCTCCCTTGGAGGAGTAAGCCATATTGGTCTGGGTTCTGATTTTGACGGGATCACCAGCCATGTTGAGCAGCTTGAACATGCAGCCCAAAGCCAAAATCTGATTAATGAGTTGCTTAAACATTATTCGGAAGAGCAGGTGCGGGGCTTTGCCTATAATAACTTCCTGCGGCGTGTGAAATCACTGTAG
- a CDS encoding diacylglycerol kinase, giving the protein MKKARLIYNPTSGREEMKKRLADILQRLDQGGIEASCHATTGEGDATREAELAIERGYDMIIAAGGDGTLYEVINGMAERENRPPLGVFPLGTTNDFARALGIPRQWEDYVDLVINQQLRPLDLGKANDKYFINIAGGGSLTELTYEVPSRLKTMIGQLAYYMKGIEKMASLSPQELIIRADGQEEIHDEFMLFLIANTNSVGGFEKLAPGATIDDGLFDVIGVRKCNLADMIRLVTLALRGEHLNDKKVVHFQTSHMEVTSPGYVQLNLDGELGGTLPATFTNLRHHLMLYR; this is encoded by the coding sequence ATGAAAAAAGCTCGCTTAATATATAATCCGACCTCAGGCCGGGAAGAAATGAAGAAACGTCTGGCTGATATTTTGCAGCGTTTGGATCAAGGTGGTATTGAAGCTTCATGTCACGCAACAACGGGTGAAGGTGACGCAACCCGGGAAGCTGAACTTGCGATTGAGCGCGGATATGACATGATTATTGCTGCTGGTGGCGATGGCACATTGTACGAAGTCATTAACGGTATGGCTGAGCGGGAGAATCGTCCTCCGCTGGGTGTGTTTCCGTTGGGAACGACGAATGATTTTGCACGTGCACTCGGCATTCCGAGACAGTGGGAAGATTACGTGGATCTGGTCATTAACCAGCAGCTTCGCCCGCTCGATCTGGGCAAAGCGAATGATAAGTATTTTATCAACATCGCCGGTGGCGGATCATTGACTGAACTGACCTATGAAGTACCAAGTCGTCTGAAAACGATGATTGGGCAACTGGCCTATTATATGAAGGGTATTGAGAAAATGGCGAGCCTGTCTCCTCAGGAGCTGATTATTCGCGCCGACGGTCAGGAAGAGATCCATGATGAATTCATGTTATTCCTCATCGCCAATACCAATTCGGTCGGGGGCTTTGAGAAGCTGGCTCCAGGTGCAACCATTGATGATGGTCTGTTCGATGTGATCGGTGTCCGCAAATGCAATCTGGCTGACATGATCCGCCTCGTAACACTCGCGCTACGTGGGGAGCATCTGAACGACAAAAAAGTGGTTCATTTCCAGACGAGTCATATGGAAGTTACGTCCCCGGGATATGTACAATTGAACCTCGATGGAGAGTTGGGCGGCACGCTGCCAGCTACATTTACGAATTTGCGTCATCATCTGATGTTGTATCGTTAA
- a CDS encoding creatininase family protein, with protein MTQSRKLREISWTVFEEYKKQTELVIIPVGAIEVYGPHLPLGSDGLLADRLAELVAERVGAVIGPSVETGDSNVLNDFPGTITIRPESLKAYLGDIVHSVITWGFKRILFINGHAGNVPVINQIVHQLREQHGDVQAAQIDCWRFIKAQDHGISESGKWANGHAAEIGTSVLLHLHPELVNQDKIADEVPSYEDSFPEIVKYGRLSSISKSGVVGSPSLATVEKGEALVQQSVDRIVQFLHEVWDIK; from the coding sequence ATGACACAGAGCCGTAAACTTAGAGAGATTAGCTGGACGGTGTTCGAGGAATATAAAAAGCAAACGGAGCTTGTGATTATCCCCGTAGGCGCAATCGAGGTATATGGCCCTCATCTGCCCCTTGGCTCGGATGGCCTGCTTGCGGATCGGTTAGCCGAGTTGGTAGCCGAACGTGTCGGTGCTGTTATTGGACCATCGGTAGAAACTGGTGATTCCAATGTTCTGAATGATTTTCCCGGAACCATTACGATTCGTCCAGAAAGTCTGAAGGCGTATCTTGGCGATATCGTACATAGTGTGATTACATGGGGATTCAAACGTATCCTTTTCATCAATGGTCATGCCGGTAATGTCCCGGTGATTAATCAGATTGTTCATCAGCTTCGGGAGCAGCATGGTGACGTGCAGGCCGCGCAGATTGATTGCTGGCGATTCATCAAGGCACAGGATCATGGCATATCTGAATCCGGCAAATGGGCTAACGGTCACGCGGCGGAGATTGGCACCTCAGTTCTGCTGCATCTGCACCCTGAGCTCGTAAATCAGGATAAGATCGCAGATGAAGTGCCTTCCTATGAAGATTCTTTTCCAGAGATCGTGAAATATGGCCGCCTTTCGTCCATCTCCAAGTCTGGTGTGGTCGGTTCTCCGTCGCTTGCTACCGTGGAAAAAGGTGAGGCATTGGTTCAGCAATCAGTGGATCGCATTGTTCAATTTCTTCATGAGGTCTGGGACATCAAATGA
- a CDS encoding ABC transporter ATP-binding protein, with protein MKRKLLEMKALKTYFHTSEGIIPAVDGVDITIYEGETVGIVGESGSGKSVTSLTAMRLTQGKVEGSVTFDGKDILALSEKEMRTVRGNEMAMIFQEPMTSLNPVFTIGDQIREAIRNHRKVSRSETKERAIEMLRLVGIPRPEQILYEYPHRLSGGMRQRVMIAMAMACSPKLLIADEPTTALDVTIQAQILELMQQLKASEGTSILLITHDLGVVAEMCDRVAVMYGGQIVEECDVLTLFTNPKHPYTQGLIKSMPTLDTNERRLYSIKGSVPPPGSLRQGCRFSPRCEYAQDICHEQLPQLETVENGHTARCWLHADAKEAIQ; from the coding sequence TTGAAACGCAAATTACTTGAAATGAAGGCACTCAAGACGTATTTTCACACAAGCGAGGGTATCATTCCTGCAGTAGACGGTGTCGATATTACGATCTATGAAGGAGAGACGGTTGGGATTGTTGGTGAGTCTGGTTCTGGCAAAAGTGTTACCTCGTTAACCGCCATGCGATTAACGCAAGGAAAGGTCGAAGGCTCCGTTACCTTCGACGGCAAAGACATTCTTGCCCTCTCGGAGAAGGAGATGCGAACCGTAAGAGGCAATGAAATGGCGATGATCTTCCAGGAACCGATGACTTCGCTCAATCCGGTGTTCACGATTGGAGACCAGATTCGGGAAGCGATTCGTAATCATCGGAAAGTCAGTCGATCCGAGACCAAAGAGAGAGCGATTGAGATGCTGCGCCTTGTCGGTATTCCACGCCCTGAGCAGATTCTGTATGAATACCCACATCGCTTGTCTGGTGGCATGAGGCAGAGGGTCATGATTGCCATGGCAATGGCCTGTAGCCCGAAGCTGCTCATTGCCGATGAGCCAACTACCGCGCTCGACGTTACCATTCAAGCGCAAATTTTGGAGCTTATGCAGCAGCTGAAGGCTAGCGAAGGGACTTCCATTTTGCTAATTACCCATGACCTCGGCGTTGTTGCGGAGATGTGTGACCGTGTAGCCGTGATGTATGGCGGTCAGATTGTTGAAGAGTGCGATGTACTGACACTATTTACGAATCCGAAACATCCCTATACACAGGGGCTGATCAAATCGATGCCAACACTCGACACCAATGAACGCAGGCTCTATTCCATCAAAGGTAGCGTTCCGCCGCCCGGCAGTTTGAGACAAGGCTGTCGCTTCAGCCCCCGCTGTGAATATGCGCAAGATATTTGTCATGAACAGCTACCACAGCTGGAGACGGTAGAGAACGGACACACAGCCAGATGCTGGCTTCATGCAGATGCGAAGGAGGCGATTCAATGA
- a CDS encoding DUF4395 domain-containing protein encodes MREVPMRYVKANQVGIVLFVLLSFVFNPLVVLGVLWIIQVVGLASGGKLNLFVQIGKAVLTGKGTETQAVELQRFNNILAVLFLSLALISFSLGWVVAGYVFSVMLLGAASAALLGYCVGCTVYFWYKQLRAGRKIGF; translated from the coding sequence ATGCGGGAAGTGCCTATGCGCTATGTGAAAGCGAATCAGGTTGGGATTGTATTGTTTGTTTTGCTCTCGTTTGTGTTCAATCCGCTGGTAGTTCTGGGCGTGCTGTGGATCATTCAGGTGGTTGGGCTAGCTTCCGGCGGCAAATTGAATCTGTTCGTCCAGATTGGCAAAGCCGTGCTGACTGGGAAAGGTACAGAGACGCAGGCGGTGGAGCTACAGCGATTCAACAATATTCTGGCCGTGCTCTTCCTATCTCTGGCACTCATCTCGTTTTCGCTCGGCTGGGTAGTCGCAGGTTATGTATTCTCGGTCATGCTTCTTGGGGCCGCAAGTGCAGCTTTGCTTGGTTATTGTGTAGGCTGCACCGTGTATTTCTGGTATAAACAGTTACGTGCAGGGAGAAAAATTGGATTTTGA